From Actinosynnema mirum DSM 43827, a single genomic window includes:
- a CDS encoding GAF domain-containing protein: protein MPFTSNRVRAELARALAALAEAEQDTAAVTAVVKALDGVKSSRDAAKAALDVVRQRFGWVYGSYWQVDGTGGALRFAVESGDAGEEFRAVTREASFAEGVGLSGRAWRSRDLVFVGDLGTLRDCVRAPVAQKVGVKSGICFPLTENGRVVGTMDFFSLEELNPSKQRLEVLRSIGLLVAQAMERVVDVERQAASALDIQAVNAVLRGLGSATSEEEATRQALDTVRSEFGWAYGSFWAVDPTGQELRYVTESGDAGEEFRKITREASFRQGVGLAGRAWKSREMLFVPDLADMTDCVRAPAARRVGVKSGVCLPLVVHGAVVGTMDFFSLSEIELTESRADALRNTAFLVSQSLERIRETTRISSAGAELVTSIEEVERNVVQATGVAAEAATLTSGANQAVGRLAQSSNEVGDVVKVINSIAEQTNLLALNATIEAARAGDAGKGFAVVANEVKDLAQGTARATEDVARLISAIQSDASSVVTSLAEIEHIVDRINETQTMIGGVLTEQAAVTRDIVGA from the coding sequence GTGCCGTTCACCAGCAACCGAGTCAGAGCGGAACTCGCGCGAGCACTGGCGGCGTTGGCCGAGGCGGAGCAGGACACCGCCGCGGTGACCGCCGTGGTCAAGGCGCTGGACGGGGTCAAGTCCTCCCGCGACGCCGCCAAGGCCGCACTGGACGTCGTCAGGCAGCGGTTCGGCTGGGTGTACGGCTCCTACTGGCAGGTGGACGGGACGGGTGGGGCGCTGCGGTTCGCGGTCGAGTCCGGCGACGCGGGCGAGGAGTTCCGCGCGGTCACCCGCGAGGCCTCGTTCGCCGAGGGCGTCGGCCTGTCCGGACGGGCCTGGCGCAGCCGCGACCTGGTGTTCGTCGGGGACCTCGGCACGCTGCGGGACTGCGTGCGCGCGCCCGTCGCGCAGAAGGTCGGCGTGAAGTCCGGCATCTGCTTCCCGCTGACCGAGAACGGCCGGGTCGTCGGCACGATGGACTTCTTCTCCCTGGAGGAGCTGAACCCGTCCAAGCAGCGCCTGGAGGTGCTGCGCAGCATCGGGCTGCTGGTCGCCCAGGCCATGGAGCGGGTGGTCGACGTCGAGCGCCAGGCCGCGTCGGCGCTGGACATCCAGGCGGTGAACGCGGTGCTGCGCGGGCTGGGCTCGGCCACCTCCGAGGAGGAGGCGACCCGGCAGGCGCTGGACACGGTGCGCAGCGAGTTCGGCTGGGCGTACGGCTCGTTCTGGGCGGTGGACCCGACCGGGCAGGAGCTGCGGTACGTCACCGAGTCCGGCGACGCGGGCGAGGAGTTCCGCAAGATCACCCGCGAGGCCTCGTTCCGGCAGGGCGTGGGGCTCGCGGGGCGGGCCTGGAAGTCGCGCGAGATGCTGTTCGTCCCGGACCTGGCCGACATGACCGACTGCGTGCGGGCGCCCGCGGCGCGGCGGGTGGGCGTGAAGTCCGGGGTGTGCCTGCCGCTGGTCGTGCACGGCGCGGTCGTGGGCACGATGGACTTCTTCTCCCTGTCGGAGATCGAGCTGACCGAGAGCCGGGCGGACGCGCTGCGCAACACCGCGTTCCTGGTGTCGCAGTCGTTGGAGCGGATCAGGGAGACGACCCGGATCAGCTCGGCGGGCGCGGAGCTGGTCACCTCCATCGAGGAGGTCGAGCGCAACGTCGTGCAGGCGACGGGGGTCGCGGCCGAGGCCGCCACGCTGACCAGCGGCGCGAACCAGGCGGTCGGCAGGCTGGCGCAGTCCAGCAACGAGGTCGGCGACGTCGTGAAGGTCATCAACAGCATCGCCGAGCAGACCAACCTGCTCGCCCTGAACGCCACCATCGAGGCCGCGCGCGCCGGTGACGCGGGCAAGGGCTTCGCCGTCGTCGCGAACGAGGTCAAGGACCTCGCGCAGGGCACCGCCCGCGCGACCGAGGACGTGGCGCGGCTGATCAGCGCGATCCAGTCCGACGCGAGCAGCGTGGTGACCTCGCTGGCCGAGATCGAGCACATCGTCGACCGGATCAACGAGACCCAGACGATGATCGGCGGTGTGCTGACCGAGCAGGCCGCCGTCACCCGCGACATCGTCGGGGCCTG
- a CDS encoding vWA domain-containing protein has protein sequence MAVPRRTTAAVALAAAALAAAPHAVAHAAPPAERVEQVAAAAPAASRCGPMDVVFALDDTGSMGGALNNIKTSINAVVGDVVSASGGDYRLGLVTFKDSINVVTGLAAGNAGTVTGYVTNVLAASGGGGEPEASDEALRTAVSLRPAAGIPQNADFTGPWRSNARKFVVLVTDARPGGFDDAFTAADQASATAVANSALAAGVKLSAVYVPTSPSMTPTIAPIMQNYATTTSGVYVQAQADGSGTADAIRKALSDCRRTDVFMRDQTTDNGVEVNPNGSVWASPDIKVCPTTADCATTYQPPVGSTSWIHVRLNNPGPYGSGTGAGTLKLYWVNPSGSTVWNEATGGDWTFIGQQAATVPAGTTVVKVPWTNVPGPGHFCLLARWVSANDPMTHVEGANTAQNAKNNNNIAWRNVDTVRVRPTVPGRTSFTLGNAVEKEIRTDLLFTSPGKPFVGAGKVVVDLGRELFERWQASGGQARGIERVGESAVQVLDPKQAALIGIAVRPGERFTAGLEFHGGEPGGEYLLHVVQRLGDEELGGVAYQVLVEKE, from the coding sequence ATGGCTGTTCCCCGGAGAACCACCGCGGCGGTGGCGCTGGCCGCCGCCGCGCTGGCCGCGGCCCCGCACGCCGTGGCGCACGCGGCGCCCCCGGCCGAGCGGGTGGAGCAGGTGGCCGCCGCCGCGCCCGCCGCCTCCCGGTGCGGGCCGATGGACGTGGTGTTCGCGCTCGACGACACCGGCAGCATGGGCGGGGCCCTGAACAACATCAAGACCAGCATCAACGCGGTCGTCGGCGACGTGGTGTCCGCGTCCGGCGGGGACTACCGGCTGGGGCTGGTCACGTTCAAGGACTCGATCAACGTGGTCACCGGCCTCGCCGCGGGCAACGCGGGGACCGTGACCGGCTACGTGACGAACGTGCTGGCCGCGTCCGGCGGCGGGGGTGAGCCCGAGGCATCCGACGAGGCGCTGCGCACCGCCGTGTCGCTGCGCCCGGCGGCGGGCATCCCGCAGAACGCCGACTTCACCGGCCCGTGGCGCTCGAACGCGCGCAAGTTCGTGGTGCTGGTGACCGACGCCCGCCCCGGCGGCTTCGACGACGCCTTCACCGCCGCCGACCAGGCCAGCGCCACCGCCGTGGCGAACAGCGCGCTCGCGGCGGGCGTCAAGCTGTCGGCGGTCTACGTGCCCACCTCGCCGTCGATGACACCGACCATCGCGCCGATCATGCAGAACTACGCCACCACCACGAGCGGCGTCTACGTGCAGGCCCAGGCGGACGGCAGCGGCACCGCCGACGCGATCCGCAAGGCGCTGTCCGACTGCCGCCGCACCGACGTGTTCATGCGGGACCAGACCACCGACAACGGGGTCGAGGTCAACCCGAACGGCTCGGTGTGGGCCAGCCCGGACATCAAGGTCTGCCCGACCACGGCGGACTGCGCCACGACCTACCAGCCGCCCGTGGGCTCCACGAGCTGGATCCACGTGCGGCTGAACAACCCCGGCCCGTACGGGTCCGGCACGGGCGCGGGCACGCTCAAGCTGTACTGGGTGAACCCGAGCGGGTCGACGGTGTGGAACGAGGCGACCGGCGGCGACTGGACGTTCATCGGCCAGCAGGCCGCGACCGTCCCGGCGGGCACGACCGTGGTGAAGGTGCCGTGGACGAACGTGCCGGGCCCCGGCCACTTCTGCCTGCTGGCGCGCTGGGTGTCCGCGAACGACCCGATGACCCACGTCGAGGGCGCCAACACCGCGCAGAACGCGAAGAACAACAACAACATCGCGTGGCGGAACGTGGACACCGTGCGGGTGCGCCCGACCGTTCCGGGCCGCACGAGCTTCACCCTGGGCAACGCGGTGGAGAAGGAGATCCGCACCGACCTGCTGTTCACCAGCCCCGGCAAGCCGTTCGTCGGCGCGGGCAAGGTCGTGGTGGACCTGGGCCGGGAGCTGTTCGAGCGGTGGCAGGCCTCCGGCGGGCAGGCGCGCGGGATCGAGCGGGTCGGCGAGAGCGCCGTGCAGGTGCTCGACCCGAAGCAGGCGGCGCTGATCGGGATCGCGGTGCGGCCCGGCGAGCGGTTCACGGCGGGCCTGGAGTTCCACGGCGGCGAGCCGGGCGGCGAGTACCTGCTGCACGTGGTGCAGCGCCTGGGCGACGAGGAGCTGGGCGGCGTCGCGTACCAGGTCCTGGTGGAGAAGGAGTAG